The sequence CCTGCAAAGGGCCCAGCAGCCCATTGAGGCTCCGCCCCCAAAACAGTCCAGAGTGGACCTGCCATCGGATGACGAGGTGGAGGTGGTGACCGAGTGGCTGGCGCCCCCCCTACAGGAAGGGAGCACCTTGCTGGAAAACCCCGACTCCCCCCCAACTTGGCCGCCACTGCATGTTCCGGTCATCCAGAGACCCGCCGAGGTCGACGCAAATCAGAACAAAGTTGCGGCGTCACCAAACAATGCTGACGGCAACGAAAGGAGTTTGAAGACGGTGGTAAAATCAGAGGACGTGTATTTGGTGGACGCCAGAAAGGAAGGAAACGTGAGCCGCTTTCTCAATGTAAGTGGAGCACAACGGCagtaaaatgagacaaaaatggCAGGCGAAAAGAATTGCAGTTATTATTTGAAGTGAAGTCATCaaccagttttttgtttttttttgacaatatgttcgatgcaacctcactagtctaaatatggtattttggttaatattgcattagtggaatatgacttaagcagcaaaatccagccacttttatccatctcagggggcggctatATATgtattgttttctttgttttgaatTGTTCGTTAtattgagtgatttttttttcaatgctatTCATATTGTATTATCTTTTGGTGTTGATAATGGAAGACGTTATGGTGTCtgtttgcaattaaaaaaaaataaaaaatctcagggggcggccattttgccacaagtctcaagtaaccaatcacagcacagcttcagaaaacagctgagctgtgattgattgttgcctgagcaacactgttgtcatcttcagtcgccagcaagtggcaaaatggtcgccccctgggatggataaaaacagctggactttgcttcataactcatattccacaaatgtaatattaatcagaatgttatgtttacacTAATAAGCTCACATGTAAGatattatattattgtcaagaaatgtttaaggttgacttccccttgaacATTTATTGTGACGCTTTTTCCAGAAGTATGCAGCACTTTTGATATTGCGCATGTCCGTCTCGTTTCCTGCAGCACAGTTGCCAGCCGAACCTTTTCATCCAGAACGTCTTCACTGACTCGCATGACCCCAACTTCCCCATCATTGCCTTCTTCACCAACAGGTAGGAAGAGAATAAGTGATACGGGCGTAATCTCTATGTTAAGGTGATTGAGTAAACATGCGTGTGGCTTTTGTGTGTTAGTGTGGTGAAGGCAGGCACAGAACTGACGTGGAATTATTCGTCCGACGCGCACACGATTTCACTGGCGcaacaacaggaagtgccctgcGTGTGTGGCACTGATGGTTGCCTGGGCCACTTCCTGGAGGAGAACTTTTGTGAAACATGTGAGCTTGGATTTTGTGACACTATGGAGGAGACGTGACCACGGCTTCTTGAAGCTGCTTCCACTTTTTAATAGGTAATTTTGTaataaaacttgacaaaagtTGAGTCCAGATGACATCCTCTATTAATAGAATCAGGTGGATACATGCAATGCTATGAATATAGTAGTCACAAAATGAACATCAAAATATAAAATCGGATACACCTCGGATAGCTTCCAATCCAAGCACACTTATTTGAAGGGGAAATCAACaccccaattattatttttttttggacaatatgcAACCCTACTAAATATGGTgttctgtttaatattgcgttagtggaatatgagttaagcagcaaaatccagccatttgtatccatctcagcgggtggcctttttgccatttgttgtcgactgaagatgacggcAGTGTTGCTCAggtaccaaccaatcacagctcagcttccgaaaacaggtgaggtgtgattggttgttgcctgagcggcaaaatggccgccacctgagatggataaaaatggctggatttagcatcataactcttattccacaaatgtaatattaaccagaatgtcacgtttagacttgtgaggtcacatataaccagggttattttagttaaagggcctgtcagtaggtttgacagtttctgtttgtaaacaaacaattcaaaatgagcgcctcccatggctcaacccacacgagctcaacgttcacaccccctgcctctgatcactctaatcactctactcgtaaacaaacaacccgtctgcctacacgccccccgccgctccagccacgcccactcccaacccccgctctgcgattgggtggagggggaaacaaccgtctgtccacagacaccacccagaaacgtcccgttgttgacaaaacaaacacaaaatggtaaaatataggctggaggttgggggtaaattaaaaaaatcacaaccatacattaacttaaggctagaggagtagactgagaaggagttaaagtgtgtgcatcctgtatttaaaaaagtgccttttccagagtgaaactggcagacagcgcctttaacgaaaaaacaaactaaaatgaaaaaaataataatttgttaatGGAATAAAATAAGGCGGGGAATGAGTAGTTAGCACGTCTATCGTTTTAgtatttggtaattaatttaacgcatgagcctttggagatgattttaagtatatttattcagAATAAGGATGAAAAATAACGAATACTGAAACAAACTATAAGTAAGCATgttttaaattaacaaaaactaataaaaactaacagaaccacaccaaaaattaattaaaactaataaaaaaataaaataaaaaaaaaagacaaaaacaaatgaaaattccaaaactataataaccctacatataagatattattgtcaagaaataagttgacttcctcttttaaGGTAAGAAATGAATTGCTGTAGACTGGAAGACCAAAAGAAATCATTTATTGATTTGACGCGTCAGCTTACCAAGCAGTCCAGCTTGGTGGCCTGAGAGTAATAAAAAGAACTGATGCAAAAGTCCATCAGAGCACATACAGACACAGTCtgaatagaaaaacaaacaaacaaaaaatatccgACAGACTGCTGACCGTCTCTGAAtccaaagcagatgtttgcagcGGTATTCAGTCTTAAAAATCCAAGTGTGGATGTTGATTAGGCTTGGATGGTGTTCTTGGCGCTAAAGGCCACATAGTAGAGGAATATTCCCACAAGGGCCGCCACCACCTCGGTGGAAACCCACGGGCCGCTCCACGCACCCTGAAATCACAATGGCACAAACATCAGTCACATCACAACAATTAGTCAGCAAACTTCAATTTACAATGTCACAAAAGGTGGACAATCTGTGGCAGTCCATCCATAATCTGTCTTTCAATtggcataaataaaaaataaaaataaaaaataaaaaaatcggacaattattgcccttcaaacatcagccaaaacaaTAAGGCCAGTTAGGCCAAATGACATATTGTTTCCCCTTTTAAATGTTAGACTGTAATGGGAAGAAGCACAAAGATTccaacgctgtgaaagtaccctgaatgcaccattttcctTGCGCAGCATTAGCAACGAGTAAGTGTGTAGCGTACGTGATTTtgttgtccctaagcgtcctctaaactgtttaatgacaccccagTTGGAGTTACCTGTAAAACTAAAAGCACATGGCAATAAGAATTACAcccattgtatatttaaatacaaaacatgcttcgtttttaaaacattgctagcctCGCGCTAATGCTAAAGTGAATGGAGGATCCCTTTCAAATGCTAAAGTGAAGTTAGCATAGAatttgggagtgtttttccttcaaataaaaaatattcacacaaatgCTGTGGGAATACATACCCACCGGTATGATAACACTTAatcggcatgttttttttctgccaaaaatcagtATTGGCATCTGtctcaaaaaatgcatatcggtcggaTCCTAGAAAACgtgattatttgtttttaatctaaTTATCTCATTTCAATTTTAGGCTAAGAAAGGGTGTTCACAGGACTAGCTTGATACAACATGGAGTGTGATACGATGCAaggactttgttttttttgttttttttaaagtggaaagATTTAATTCGGTTTGATTCGCTATGGTACGGCTCAAATTGAGAGCGTATTATCTCTGGATCTGTGTCAATTGGCCGCTACCTCTTTGATAGCGACGTACTGTTGATCAATTGTTAGTTGTCGTCTTGGTTTTGTGATGTCAAATGCGAACAGCATTATGAAGACGACTCTTTAAATTAGTGTcgcggggccgggcgaacgtgtcagcggcgtgacgtcactcccgcggcaatttgaaaacacgcacggattatttttaaaaaaaaattccactcactcacagaagcttacatgtgtgaaaagtgcattttcctgagtgaaaccgtcTGACAGCCCCTTTAAGTAAACAAAAGAGACAAGACTCACCCTGTGGTTCACGTTGACAGAGAATAGCGGCTGGATGGTGTTCACGTCTTCATTGTTTCTCTGAgcctacaaaataaataaataaataaactcaatTCTTATTCCGAATAAATGACTCAAAGCTTAGCATCTGGTGCTAACCTTGCGCAGTGCGCTGTAGGACTCCTCGTCGAAGAATTTGACTTGGTAAGTTCCTGAGCTGGCCTGCTTGTGAGGAAGACTCCAGGATACCTACGATCAAGTTGAAAGCCATGTCGAGATTAGACACAAAGCAATCAGAATGGTGAGTAGAGTATTTACTGGCAATCAAAACAGAGCATTATTCCCAGAGCTATTCGAATGACAATATTTCATTTTGGAAGTAAGGTTGCTTAACATTTCTTGCACTGCAACATGAAGCTAACCGTAAACTAATTTGCTGCATATCCATTGACACTATAGCAATCGAactgaaatgttaaaaatgtgtcaAGTAGGAAAGGCCTACCTGGTACTTGCCAACATCCTGGCCTCTGGTCACAGGAAATTGTCTTCCATTTACATCAGCATACAGAGTAACGCTCTGCAAGAGGTCACAATGGTAATGTTACTATGGCAATGGTTAACATTGCAATGGTTGGCAATCGTTAGGGATCATTCGCAATGCAGTAGTTTATCAATGGCTATCAAATGGTCACGGTTAGCAACAGCTTTATGTTTCTTGACGAAGTCTGCTGCATGTCGCTTTGTTACTTACTTGCGCTCCGTTGGCACAAACCAGGCTGAGCTCCACGATGAACACCGACTCTGCGGAGATGACAGCGTCCGAGGTGGTGTAGGACGAGGTTGTGATGACCGGCTCTGTGCAGCTCTCTCCTGTCACAGGAAACATCACGTATGATGTATGTTACCATCTGACACACCATAGTTATGTGGATATTTCCATATCACGTGAATCACGTCACGATTCCAAATTCTTTATATATGTACTAGTACACGCTTTGTCCTCACTACTTTTAAGACAAGCCAGTTGCAAAACAACTACTTTTCTATTATGTCAAAACTGCACTCGCTGACACCTGCGCACTTATAATACTACTGGTGAAGCCGCTAGTAGTACTGATAACATGCGTTTGGCAATGTTGTACAGTAGTGGACAGTTTTTCCTGACAAGTACCAACTCGTATTCTGAATTATCAGAGGGCACAAGCAGCGTACTATGTACAATGGACATTCAGATGGATATAAATACTATGGAATGCTCAGATGGCTTTTCAGTGAAACACTTAGTTCCAGTAGTAGCTCATTAGCGAACTAGCTTTTGAAAAGCAATGTTGCCCTATCGTCGGTATCGTCGAGCTTACCCGAGCAGCCAACCACTAGCATGGCGAGAAAGGCAACAGCTATTCGGATCATTGTAGCTTTTGGGGCTTCACGCGTTTAGTTAAGTGTTGCTCTGGTAAATTTCTATTGCAACGCTGCCTGTTCGGTGACTGTAGACCGGGGCagaggaaaggaaaggaagtcCGCTAGTCCACATCAGCAAAGCACGCCTGCCACGCCAGTGCACATGCGCCGTACTGACGTGACGTGTAAAGTACACGTAATCAGATCGTAACCAaaaaccattaaaaaacaaaacaaaaaaaaacttcacatatattttcatttattcgACAAAACATACGTAGACTGCTAAGTTACACAACTCTTTGCACattatatttgttttcaattaaacaaaaagacaaaagtctctctctctctctctctctctctctctctctctctctctctctctctctctctctctctctctcagacaCACCAACAATCGTTCACTAATCTTATCCACTACGCCATAGTCA is a genomic window of Festucalex cinctus isolate MCC-2025b chromosome 2, RoL_Fcin_1.0, whole genome shotgun sequence containing:
- the ssr4 gene encoding translocon-associated protein subunit delta; this encodes MIRIAVAFLAMLVVGCSGESCTEPVITTSSYTTSDAVISAESVFIVELSLVCANGAQSVTLYADVNGRQFPVTRGQDVGKYQVSWSLPHKQASSGTYQVKFFDEESYSALRKAQRNNEDVNTIQPLFSVNVNHRGAWSGPWVSTEVVAALVGIFLYYVAFSAKNTIQA